Within Candidatus Kaelpia aquatica, the genomic segment AAAATAAATTTAGAACATTTGCAACGATACTATTAGTAGCAATTTCTCTTTATTTCTTTTTAACTAGCATAGGTTTAATGGGTAAAGCATTCAAGGGTTTCGGGGGAGAATTTGCTGAAATATTGCTGAGAACTACTTCAAATCCTTTTGTTGCTCTATTTGTGGGAATTCTTGCTACAAGTCTAGTTCAGAGTTCCTCGACCACTACTTCTATTGTTGTAGGTATGGTTGCTTCAGGGATGATAACCGTTGGTAACGCTATTCCTATAGTAATGGGGGCTAATATAGGGACAACTGTGACAAATACATTAGTTGCATTGGGTCATATTACACGTAGGGAAGAATTCAAACGGGCTATTAGCGGAGCGACTGTTCATGATTTTTTTAATTTGATATGTGTAGCTATATTATTTCCATTGGAACTAGGAACTGGTTTCTTACAAAAATCTGCTACATTCTTATCTATGTCATTTGTTAATGCTGGCGGTATTAAGTTTACAAGCCCGATAAAGATGGCAATAGATCCAACCATTGATTTTACAAAGTATGTATTTACTAAATTTTTGAATTTACCTCACCATCTAGCTTATTCTTTGATTTTAATAGTATCGATAATTATGCTTTTCCTTTCTTTGTTTTCTATCGTAAGGTTAATGAAATCATTGGTTATAAATAGAACTGAATCTGTATTGGATAAAGTAATAGGAAAAAACGGATTTATAGGTATATTTGCAGGATTATTATTTACTATTGTTGTACAAAGTAGCTCAATAACAACTTCTCTTCTAATCCCTTTAATAGGTGCAGGTATTATTACCGTTGAAACTATATTTCCTATAACTATGGGAGCAAACATCGGTACTACCACTACTGCAATTTTAGCCTCATTTGCAACAGGTAATCCCGCAGCAATAACAATAGCATTTGTACATTTCTTATTTAATATAACAGGTGTGCTATTTATTTATCCTATAAAAATAATGCGAAGTATACCTATAAATTTAGCAAAGAATTTTGGTAATTTAGCGTTTAAGAAAAGAAGATATGCTTTGATTTATGTTTTCAGCATATTCTTTTTGATTCCAGGGCTACTAATTGTTATTTCAAAATTAATAAAATAGGAGGTAATTATGTTTGAGACTTTAATAAAAATATGGAAGAAAAAAAATCTTCTACCACAGGTGTTTGACGAATTTCAGGAGATACTTGTTAACGCACATGAAATGTTTGACTCTGTGTGTAAAAAACTAATTGATAATGAAGAAGTACCCTCTTTGAGGAAGAAGATTTACGAGATTGATGAAAATATTAATAGATTGCAGAAAGATATAAGAACAAAAGTCGTAGAACATCTAATATTTCAACCAGCAGTGGATGTGTCCGTATGCCTTCTTTTGATGAGTGTTGTAAAAGATGCAGAAAGACTGGGAGATTATTGTAAAAATCTGCTGGAAGTGGTTTACATTCTGGGAAAACCTATAGATAAGAAGAAATATTTGTATTTCTTTGACGTTATGGATAAAAAAATATCTGAATTGTTTAAAAAGACAAAAGAAGCTTTCATTGAATCAGATGAAAAAAAATCAATTACTGCATGGGATTATGAGACAAAGATAGTAAAACGTTGCGATGAGATAGTTGAGGAACTTGCAAAAAGCAGCTTATCTATTAATGAGGGTGTATGTCTTACTTTGATTGCGAGATATTTTAAACGGTTGACAGCCCATTTAACTAATATTGCTACTTCAGTAGTTCTACCTATAAGCGAATTAGATCATTATGATGAAGGGAGGAGAAAAGAAAGTGTTACAGATTGAGAAAAAAATAATTACCGTTCTTATTGTAGTGATAGGACTATTTACCACAATATGCTTTGCTTTTGATAATAATGATTTTCAATATTGGAATACAGAAAGCATTTCTTGGAAGATTAGCGATGACTGGAAAGCACAGCTTGAAACAGAATTTCGCTACGGAGATAATGCAAGTGATTTTTACTATCAACATTCAGATATAGGTCTTACTTATTCGGGGGCAGCTAAATGGCTGGATTTTGGCTTTAATTATAGGCAAATATTCGAAGAAAAGAATAGTATTTGGCAATATGAGAATGTACCCCATTTTAATGCAACTTTAAAATGGGAACTGTTAGATTATCTATTTAGCAATAGAATGAGGTTTGAATATAAAAACAAAGAGGGATCAGATAATTATTGGAGATATAGGAATAAAATTACAGTAAAAATACCAATAAAACTAACAAATCTTGAAATTCAACCCTATATAGCAGATGAGATATTTTATGACTTTGACGAAGAAATCTTTAATAAAAATAGGCTCTATGCTGGGTTTAATTTTAGATTATTCAAACATTTAAAAGTAGAGACTTTTTACCTCTGGCAAAATAGCAAAAATAGTAGTGGCTGGAGCGATATTTGTGCTTTAGGAGCAAAGTTAAAATTATTTTTTTGATATATAGTTATGACTTCCCCCCCCCATTAGTTGTGCCAGTCCTCAAGAGAGAGCTAAGAGAAATTTCCCTGAAGAAAAGATCTATTCTATTTTTGGCGGATTTCATTTAAAAGATAAGAGTAAGGATGAGATAGGGGCTATAGCTGAGAGATTTAGGGAGCTAGGGGTAGAGAGAGTTGGACCTACTCATTGTAGCGGTAAAGAAGCAGAAGATATTTTTAAGAAGCAATATGGTAGCAAGTTCATCGAAGTAAAGACAGGGGCTTCTTTTGAGGTTTAAAAAATATTGTTTATTTATTATTATGATTGGATTTGATGAATAAAATATAAATTAAAATGGATAGTTATCATTTCTGTGGTACACTTAATATAGGTGCGTAGTCGCACTAAAATAAGATGCAATGTGGCGTTCGAGAGAGCGCCTTTTTTGTTTTTGGACAAGGGCGTTATATGTTATTGTTAGCAACAGACGAACGTTTTTTTATTAGAGGCGACGAGTAGATGGATTTTAGAATATTATTAGAAAAGATAACCCCTAGGCTTAAATATATTGCGCGTATGAATACGCTCTATGGTTTTTATAGCCAAGACGACCTTTTTCAAGAGATGTGCATTTATCTCTGGCAACAATATAGATATGGATTACCTATAGGGATAAACGAATCTTATGTAGTTAAAGGTTGTGAGTTTCATTTAAAGAATTTTCTTCGTAAGGGAAGACCTAAGATAGTGCTCTCCAGTCTTGATGAATCAATATGTTCGGGGGGCATAACATTGGTCGATATTCTTGAAGATGATAAGGCGGATTCTAAATCAAGAATAGAGGCTAGATTAACTATAGATGATATTAAAGATTTAGGCTTAACAGATAAGGAAAATTCAGTGTTGTCTTTGCTTTTAAAAGGCCATACCATGCGTGAAATTGCAGTTAAACTAGACGTATCTCATGTTATGGTATTGAAATATAAGAATAATATAAGAAAGAAATGGAAAAAGAAGGGTTACCAAAAGTGATTAATATTAACTTAAGTATGTAGAAGCTTAAAACACAAAGTCGTGTAAACTCAAAGGCGTTTCTTAGATAAGAACGTCTTTTTTGTTTTTAAGAAAGAAAAAACTGAAAAAGGAGACTAACGTGCTAAAGAGGAAAGCGGTTTATAGTTTGTCTACGCTCATTATCTTGTTTAGTATACTTTCTGCTGTACAAGCAGAAGCTTTGGAAGATATTGAAATCTCGATAGACATAGCGGTCTATTCTAAATATATCTGGCGTGGTTTTAAACTCGATGACGACCCTGTTTTACAATCCGGAGTGTATGTCAGTAGCCATGGTTTTGATTTCAGTGTCTGGGGTACCGCTGACCTAGAGAATGATGATTCTTTAAACTCAGATGAGATGGATTATTCATTAAGTTACACCTATGACTTGAGGAATAAATTGAATCTTCCTATGTCTATATCAGGAGGGTATACATATTATGATTTTCCACCAGTTGATACCAATAGTCAGGAGTTCTTCGTAGGTTTTGCATTAGATGGTGTCCTATCTCCTGCTTTAACTTGGTATCACGATTTTGAAGATGAAAGCCAGGGTGGCGGTAAGGGCGATTATATAATTGCTGAAATTAGTCATTCTATCAAAATAGAAAGTTCTCCTGTAACAGTCAATCTATCAGGTCATGTAGGCTATAATAATGAGTTGTTTATCAATGGAGATGGTGGTGATATAGGTTGTGAAGTAGGATTGACGTTCAACTTGTCAGATAATTGTTCTCTCTCTCCAAGTGTAAGTTATTCTATTCCTTTTGGTGATCTAAGCGATTCTAGCGATGGTAATCAAGATAATGAATTTTATGGTGGCGTTGCTTTAAGTTTTAATCTTTAAATTTAAGGAGGTGTATTATGGATGTTAGTTATGCAACAACAGTAGGCATTGATACACTCTGGGTTTTAATAGCTGCATTTTTGGTTTTTTTCATGCAAGCGGGATTTGGTATGGTTGAAGCAGGCTTTATTCGTTCTAAAAATACCTGTAACATACTTACGAAGAATTTTTTAGATTTTTGTATGGCATCTTTAGGATTCTTTATGTTTGGGTATGCGATTATGTTTGGGACAGGAAACGGATTTATGGGTTTTACGGGTTTTTTCCTTAAAGGTGCTGAATCAGGAGCTGACATACCAATATATGCTTTCTGGCTTTTCCAAGCCGCATTTTGTGGTGCAGCAGCAACTATTGTTGCAGGAGGCATGGCTGAGAGAATGAAATTTAAGGCCTATCTTATATATTCATTTATTATATCAGCTTTGATCTATCCTACGGTAGGTCATTGGATTTGGGGTGGAGGCTGGCTTGCAAAGATTGGTTTTGCAGATTTTGCAGGTTCAACAGTCGTCCATGCTGTAGGTGGCTTTGCTGCTTTAATAGGAACAATTATACTTAAGCCCAGAATAGGTAAATATAATGTAGATGGTTCAGCCAATGTAATAGCGGGACATAATATACCACTTGCTTCTTTAGGGGTATTTATTCTATGGTTTGGTTGGTTTGGTTTTAATCCTGGTTCGACTTTATCTGTGGGAGATGGCTCTCTCATAAGTAGAGTTGCAATTAATACAAATCTTGCAGCAGCAGCGGGTGGTATTATGGCTATGATTGTGGTCTGGAAGCTATTCGGCAAACCAGATCTATCTATGGCTATGAATGGTGCACTCGCAGGATTGGTGGCTGTCACAGCTCCTTGTGCATTTATTGAGCCTTGGGCGGCTATAACCATAGGAACGGTAGCAGGATTTATTGTAATTGTTGGAGTTTTATTCTTAGATAGAATCAGAGTGGATGATCCAGTTGGAGCTGTTGCAGTCCATGGCTTTAACGGTATTTGGGGAACTCTGTCTGTAGGGCTGTTTGGACAGAAAGTATTAGGGCTAATCAACGATGGATTATTTTATGGTGGTGGATTTAAACAGCTTGGAATACAAGCATTAGGATGTTTGACTGTAGTGCTGTTTATTATAGCTACTATGGGAGTTGTGTTTAAATTAATAGATTTCTTTATAGGGCTTAGAGTTTCAAAAGAAGAGGAGCTAAAAGGTTTAGATATCACTGAACATGGCATGGAATCTTATGCTGGGTTCCAAATATTTACTACTGAATAATAAGGAGGTATAGAGATGAGATTAATAATAGCTATGATACAGCCTCATAAATTGCCTGATGTTAAAAAAGCCTTATATGATGCAGATGTTCACAAGATGACAGTTACTAATGCCCTAGGTTGCGGTCAACAGAGAGGTTATACCGAAACCTATAGAGGTGTTATGCAAGAGGTCAATCTGCTTAAGAAGGTTAGACTCGAGATTGCTGTAAACAAAGATTTTGTTGAGCCTACTGTTAAGGCAATTGTAAAAGGAGCTAACACAGGTAGCATAGGAGATGGAAAGATATTTGTTTTAGATCTTCCAGAGTGTATCAGGATTAGAACTGGTGAATCTGGAAATAATGCAATAGGTTAAAAAATAGGTTACCAAAATAGTTGTTTTTTTACTTCTGTATATAGAAGTGCTAAAATTATAGGCAAGTGTGCACAAAGAGAGTGCATAGATAAACTGAGGACAAAGAGGTCTTAAGCTGGATAGCTTGAGATTTTTTTATTTTAAGGTGAAAATTAAGGAGGTAAAGATGGAGAAGAGAACAAAAGCAGATATCTTGAAATTGACGAAAGAGAATGATGTAAAATTCATAAGACTTTGGTTCACAGACATGTTGGGGCAGGTTAAGAGTTTCGCTATTACTGACAAAGAGTTTGAGAATGCACTTGAAAATGGTATGGGTTTTGACGGTTCTTCCATCACTGGTTATCAGGATATAGAAGAATCAGATATGATTGCTATGCCGGATCCGGATACATTCGCTATTCTTCCTTGGCGTCCAGGCGAAAAGGCTGTTGCTAGAATGATATGTAATGTCTTGAATCCAGATAAGACACCCTATGAAGGCGATCCACGCTATGTGCTAAAAAAAGCTATTAAGAGAGCAAGCGATATGGGTTTTGACCATTTCTATCTTGGCCCTGAGCTCGAGTTCTTCTATTTTAAAAATGATGAATCTACAGATACTCTTGATAAAGGAGGATACTTTGACCTTACGACACTTGATGTTGCAAGTGATTTAAGAAGAGAGACTGTTCTTACACTTGAAAAGATGGGTATAGATGTAGAATATTCCCACCATGAAGTGGCGCCATCGCAGCATGAAGTTGATATGCGCTATAAAGACGCTCTAGAGATGGCAGATAACGTTATAACTTATAGGATTGTTGTTAAAGAGATTGCAAGTAAGTTTGGCGTCTATGCTACATTTATGCCTAAACCTATATTCGGAGAGAATGGATCAGGGATGCACGTACATCAATCTCTGTTTAAAGGAACTAAGAATGCTTTCTTTGATTCAAAATCAGAAGATTTTCTATCAGATACTGCACGTCAATATATAGCAGGATTATTGAAACATTCTAAAGAGATATGCTCTATCTTCGCCCAAACTACAAACTCATATAAAAGGTTGGTTCCTGGGTATGAGGCTCCTGTCTATGTGGCTTGGAGCAGAAGGAATAGGAGTGCTCTTGTTAGGGTGCCCTTATATCATCCAGGTCAAGAGAAAGCTACGAGATGCGAGTTTAGAGCTTGTGATCCAGCTTGCAATCCTTATCTTACTTTTGCCGTTATGCTGCAGGCAGGTCTAGATGGAATAGAGAATGGTTATGAAATACCTAAAGCTATGGAAGAGAATCTGTACCACTTAAACGATGCAGAGAGAAAAGCCAAAGGCATAGATACGCTTCCAGATAGTTTGGGCCATGCTATATCTGTAACTGAAAATAGTAGTCTTGTTAAAAAGACATTGGGAGATCATATATTCTCTAGATTTATAGAGATAAAGAAAAAAGAGTGGAATGAATATAAAATTCAAGTTCCTCAGTATGAGCTTGATAAATATTTATCGGTTCTTTGATTTTTATATATAGCTCTATTGAAGTACGATCTTTGATAGGGCGGGAGTTGGTTGATTAGTATGAAATATAATGCATATTATAAGAGGATGGGTCTTTATTACAGCGTGATTGAAGCTACAGAGAAGCCTCTTATTGAAAATACACTTAAGACTACATATGGTAATCAGCTAAAGGCTGCAAAAATATTAGGTATAAATAGGAATACTTTAAGAAGCAAGATAAAGAAATTAGGCATCGAATTAAATAAATAAAAATTTAGTAATAACATTTTTTTTGTGGAGGAATGATTAATGTTTAGGCAGGTTCCGAAACAGCAAGGATTATATTATCCAGAATTTGAAAAAGATTCTTGCGGAGTGGGATTTGTCGCTAATATTGATGGATCTAGTTCAAATCATATTATAAAGCAGGGTATAGAAGTTTTACGTAGCCTATCACATCGCGGTGCTGTAGGTGCAGATCCCGATACTGGTGATGGCGCGGGTCTATTAATACAGATGCCTCACGATTTTCTTTATAAAGCTGCTGGTGATTTGGGGATAAAACTTCCAGATCGATCTGAATATGGTAGCGGTTTGGTGTTTTTACCGCGTGACAGTGGAGACAGAGAGCTTTGTAAGAAGATATTTCAGAAAGTTATCAAAGATGAAGGACAACATTTTTTAGGCTGGCGTAAAGTACCTGTAGATAGTTCTTGCATAGGTAGAAGCGCTAAAGATACAGAGCCGATTTTTGAGCAGATATTTATAGCCAGAGATAATGGTATAAAAAATCAGCTTGAATTTGAAAGAAAACTTTATGTAATCAGAAGAGAGGTAGAGAATGCTGTATTAAAGTCTTCATTGGAAGACAAAAACTCTTTCTATATTACTAATATTTCAAGCCGGACTCTTTCCTATAAAGGCTTGTTAACTCCTGAGCAGGTTGAAGATTTCTTCTTAGACCTTAAGGATAAAAGTTTAAAGAGTGCTTTATGCTTAGTCCATTCTCGCTACAGCACTAATACTTTTCCTAGTTGGAATTTAGCTCAGCCTTTCAGATTTCTTGCCCACAATGGTGAAATAAATACGCTACGTGGAAATATTAATTGGGTTAGTGCGAGAGAGCGGTTGCTTAACAGCCCTCTGTTTGGCTCAGACATGGAAAAGCTAAAACCTGTTATATCGAAAGGTGGTAGTGATTCCGCTGCGATAGATAATATCTTTGAGTTTTTGGTTTTATCAGGTAGGACTTTGGAGCATGCCATGATGATGCTTATACCGGAAGCTTGGGAATATGACAATCTTATGGACAGCAAACTTAAAGAGTTTTATAAATACCATGCTTGCCTTATGGAACCGTGGGATGGCCCAGCTGCTGTAGCCTTTACTGATGGTAAGAATATAGGAGCTGTTTTAGATAGGAATGGTTTGCGTCCTGCTAGGTATATTATAACCAAGAGTGGATTTGTGGTTATGGCTTCTGAAGTTGGCGTTTTAGATATAGATCCTTCTGAGATTGAAACCTCGGGTAGATTAGAACCAGGTAAAATATTTTTTATTAATACTGAGAAAGGTTCTATAGTGCATGACTCTGAGATCAAAAAGCAGTTAGCTTATCATAAGCCTTACGCTAAATGGAATAGAGATAATATGGTAGATATAGATGATATATCTACCATAGACGAGACTCCTAATATAAAGGATGTTTTAGTCAATCTTTCTGCTTTTGGCTACTCCAGAGAAGATTTAAAAATTATACTTAAGCCGATGATTGAAGATGGTAAGGAACCTGTTGGATCTATGGGTAACGATACTCCGTATGCTTTTTTATCAAAAGAACCGTTGCTACTTTATGATTATTTTAGGCAGTTATTTGCTCAGGTTACCAATCCGGCTATAGACCCCATAAGAGAGAAGATTGTTATGAGCATGGAAAGCTTCATAGGCCCTAGCAGTAATATCTTAGACGAGAGCGCTGAGCATAGTCATAAATTGAGGGTTAAAAATCCTATATTAAGCAACAATGAGCTTAGCAAGATAGCTAATATAAGCATCAATGGCTTTAAAGCGAAGAAGATATATTCATTTTTTGATTCCAATGGTTCTGTAGAAGGTTTTATTAATGCGTTGGATAGAATCTGTTTTGAAGCAGAGTATGCTATAGAAGCTGGTTATTCTTTTATAATTTTGAGTGATAGAGGTTCTGATAAAAATAATATTGCACTGCCAGCTCTTTTAGCAGTAAGTGCAGTACACCATCATCTTGTAAGGAAGACTATCCGTTCTCAGGTTGCCTTAATAGTAGAGAGCGCTGAGCCAAGAGAGGTACACCACTTTGCTTTACTTTTTGGTTATGGGGCAGATTGTGTAAATCCCTATCTAGCTTACGAAGCGATACAATATATGATAGATAGGGGCGAAGTTGATACAGAGGTTAAGGAAGCGCTATATAATTACAATAAAGTTTTAAGAGATGGTCTGTTAAAAATTCTTTCTAAGATGGGAATATCTACTTTAAGGAGTTATCGCGGGGCACAGATATTTGAGATATTAGGTTTAGATAATAAATTAGTAGAGAAGCATTTCTCTAATACCATTTCACGTATTGGAGGAGTTGGACTAAGGATTATAGCAGAAGAGACTATTAAGAGACATAAGAATGCCTATTTAAAGAGAGAGCCTAAAGGTGTGCATTTAAAGAGTGGGGGTATATACCAGTGGAAGAAAGACGGAGAGTCTCATCTCTGGAACCCAGAGAGCATTTTAAATCTACAGATTGCCGCACGGAATAATGATTATGAAAAATACAAAAAGTTTGCATCTATGATAAATAATCAAAATGATAATCCTACTACATTACGAAGTCTATTTAATTTTAACGATACAGAGCCTATATCTATTAATGAAGTTGAGCCAGCCAGTAGTATCATGAAGAGATTTGCTACTGGAGCTATGAGTTTTGGTTCTATAAGTAGGGCTGCACATGAGACTATAGCTATTGCAATGAATAGAATAGGTGGAAAATCAAATACCGGTGAAGGTGGAGAGGATCCAGGCAGATTTTTTGAACTTCCCAATGGGGATTCAAAGAGAAGTTCAATAAAACAGGTTGCTTCTGGTAGGTTCGGGGTAACATTGAATTATCTTGTTAATGCAGATGAGATACAGATAAAAATCTCTCAAGGTGCAAAACCTGGAGAAGGCGGGCAGTTGCCGGGGCATAAAGTAAGTGATATTATTGCAAGGACTCGATATACAACGCCAGGAGTTACTCTTATATCTCCGCCTCCGCATCATGATATATATTCTATAGAAGATCTTGCCCAATTAATATTTGATCTAAAAAATGCTAATCCTAAAGCTCGAATAAGCGTTAAGCTTGTTTCTGAAGTAGGCGTTGGAACGGTTGCTGCCGGTGTCGCAAAATGTCATGCAGATATGATTCTTATCTCAGGTGGAGATGGAGGTACAGGTGCAGCTCCAAGGAGTTCTATAAGATATGCAGGGTTGCCTTGGGAGCTAGGTCTATCTGAAACACACCAGACGCTTCTGTTGAATAATCTACGTTCTAGAGTACGCTTGCAGGCTGATGGTCAGATGCGTACTGGTCGAGATATAGCCATAGCTACTCTATTAGGAGCTGAAGAGTATTGTTTTTGCAGCGCTGTTTTAGTTGTAATGGGATGTATTATGTTGAGACACTGCCATTTAAATAACTGTTCTGTTGGCATAGCTACGCAAGATGAAATATTGCAGAAGAGATTTAAAGGTAAGCCTGATCATATAGTTAACTATTTAACATTTGTAACAGAAGAGCTCCGCGAGATTATGGCAAAATTAGGTATCAAGAGTATAGATGAGATGGTTGGACATACAGAGTTTATCTATCTAGATAAGAATATTGTCTCTGAAAAGTGTAGGAGTATAGATTATTCTCAAATTATCTATAAGCCAACAATGTTAAACAACAAAGCTAATAGTAGTTCTAAAAAAGTGGGGATAGATCTTGATAATGTTTTAGATAGAAAATTAATCAAAGAATCCATTGAATTTATAGGTAAAAATAAGACTATCAACATTCAGTGTCAGATTAAGAGTACCGATAGAGCTGTAGGTACAATGTTAAGCGGGGAGATATGTAGAAAGTACGGTGATAATGTATTATTAGAAGATTCTATTGTCTGTGATTTTCGAGGCGTAGCAGGCCAGAGCTTTGGTGCTTTCCTTATTAAAGGTATAACTTTCAAGCTTCAAGGGATGGCCAATGATTATATTGGTAAAGGCATGTCTGGAGGTAAGATCATTATTTATCCGGATAGAGAAACGACATATAGGGCTGAGGATAATATTATAGTAGGCAATACCTCTTTCTATGGAGCCATATCTGGAGAAGCATATATACGTGGTGTTGCAGGGGAGAGATTCTCCGTAAGGAATTCAGGCCTATATGCTGTCGTTGAAGGTGTTGGAGATCACGGTTGTGAATATATGACCGGAGGTAGAGTTATCGTGCTAGGTAAGACAGGAAGAAACTTTGCTGCTGGTATGTCGGGCGGCATAGCTTATGTGTATGATTTAGATGATAAGTTTAGATCTAGATGCAATATAGACATGGTTGAATTAGGTAAAATAAATAGAGAGGATATGGATACTATATACTTCTTGTTGAGTAATCATTTTAAATATACAGATAGTAGCAGGGCTAAATATATATTAGATAATATAAAGGAAGAGAGAGAAAAGTTTATAAAGGTTATGCCGCTAGAGTATAAAAGAGTGTTGAGCAATAGGAAGATAGATAGAGTTGATATTTTGGAGAGCTCAGATGGGTGATATCAGAGGGTTCTTAAAAAGGGGAAGAAAGGATTTAGGCTGCAGAAATGTATCTGAACGTGTAGAGGATTTTAACAATGTTTATCTACCGCCATCTAAAGATAGTTCCATGGAGCAAGCTTCACGCTGTATGGACTGTGCTACTCCTTTCTGCCATTGGGCTTGTCCATTAGGTAACTATATACCAGAATGGAATGACTATCTATTTAAAGGTAACTGGAGAGAGGCTTTAAAATTACTTGATGCTACAAACAATATGCCTGAGATAACAGGCAGGCTCTGTCCTGCGCTATGTGAGTATTCTTGTGTCTTAGGTTTAAATAGTGATGCAATATCTATACGTGATAATGAGCTTTCGATAATAGAGGCTGGATTCAAAGAAGGCCTTATAGCGCCTCATATTATAGAAGATAGAACAAACAAGAATGTAGCTATTATTGGTTCTGGACCTGCTGGCTTATCTTGCGCTGCTCAACTTAATAGAGCAGGTCATAATGTGACTGTTTTTGAACGAGATAATAAGATTGGCGGTATACTTCGTTATGGAATACCAGATTTTAAATTAGAGAAAGAGATATTAGACAGACGTATCAAAATTTGGGAAGAAGAAGGAATTGATTTTAAAGTGAATATAGAGGTTGGCGAAGATTATTCTGCAGAAGAATTATTGGAGGATTTTGATGCTGTCTGTTTAGCTTGCGGCTCTCGTGTGCCTAGAGATCTTAATATAAAAGGTAGAGAGTTAAGAGGAATATACTTTGCTATGGACTATCTTATCCAGGCTAACTATATTGCATCTAAAGAGACCATAGATAAAGATGATTGTATAAATGTTAAAGATAAAAAAGTCGTAGTCATAGGAGGTGGTGATACTGGGGCAGATTGTGTAGGTACCTCTCATAGGAACGGTGCTAAGAGTGTTATCCAAATAGAGGTTATGCCTAAGCCACCAGAATGTCGCGGAGATAATGAACCTTGGCCTTTATATCCTACACTGTTTAAGACTTCAACTAGTCATGAAGAAGGAGGTCAGAGAGAATGGTCTGTGCTGACTAAGAAGTTTTTGGGTAGAGATGGCGCTATCAATAAAATATCTTGTGTAAAAATAGAATTTGAAAAAGAGAGCGAAAATAGCTGCCCATCAATGAGAGAGATACCCGGAAGTGAATTTGAGATAGAGGCAGATATTGTTATACTAGCTATAGGTTTTTTACATACTGAAAAATCTACGTTACTTAGTAAGCTCAGCATTGTATTTGATGAGAGAGGCAATGTTAAAACAGATGATTGCTATATGACTTCGGCTAAAAATATATTCTCTGCAGGCGATATGAGGATAGGACAATCTTTGGTAGCATGGGCTATATCAGAAGGACGTAAGGCAGCTTATTCTATGGATAAGTATTTAATGGGGGACAGTAATCTAGCTGTTATGTAAAGGATTCTTAATATGATAACTACAGGTATAAGAGGTTTAGATCGAATTATTACAGGTTTAAAAGCAGGAGATAATGTAGTCTGGCAGATAGATGATGTTAAAGACTACATGGATATCTTAAAACCATTTGTAGAGAAGGCATTAGAAGATAACAAAAGAGTTGTGTATATTAGATTTGCTTCTCATCAAGAATTAGTTCCAGAGTCAGACAAGGTTAAGCGC encodes:
- a CDS encoding LuxR C-terminal-related transcriptional regulator; this encodes MDFRILLEKITPRLKYIARMNTLYGFYSQDDLFQEMCIYLWQQYRYGLPIGINESYVVKGCEFHLKNFLRKGRPKIVLSSLDESICSGGITLVDILEDDKADSKSRIEARLTIDDIKDLGLTDKENSVLSLLLKGHTMREIAVKLDVSHVMVLKYKNNIRKKWKKKGYQK
- a CDS encoding TorF family putative porin, whose protein sequence is MLKRKAVYSLSTLIILFSILSAVQAEALEDIEISIDIAVYSKYIWRGFKLDDDPVLQSGVYVSSHGFDFSVWGTADLENDDSLNSDEMDYSLSYTYDLRNKLNLPMSISGGYTYYDFPPVDTNSQEFFVGFALDGVLSPALTWYHDFEDESQGGGKGDYIIAEISHSIKIESSPVTVNLSGHVGYNNELFINGDGGDIGCEVGLTFNLSDNCSLSPSVSYSIPFGDLSDSSDGNQDNEFYGGVALSFNL
- a CDS encoding ammonium transporter, producing MDVSYATTVGIDTLWVLIAAFLVFFMQAGFGMVEAGFIRSKNTCNILTKNFLDFCMASLGFFMFGYAIMFGTGNGFMGFTGFFLKGAESGADIPIYAFWLFQAAFCGAAATIVAGGMAERMKFKAYLIYSFIISALIYPTVGHWIWGGGWLAKIGFADFAGSTVVHAVGGFAALIGTIILKPRIGKYNVDGSANVIAGHNIPLASLGVFILWFGWFGFNPGSTLSVGDGSLISRVAINTNLAAAAGGIMAMIVVWKLFGKPDLSMAMNGALAGLVAVTAPCAFIEPWAAITIGTVAGFIVIVGVLFLDRIRVDDPVGAVAVHGFNGIWGTLSVGLFGQKVLGLINDGLFYGGGFKQLGIQALGCLTVVLFIIATMGVVFKLIDFFIGLRVSKEEELKGLDITEHGMESYAGFQIFTTE
- a CDS encoding Na/Pi symporter, which codes for MNKNKFRTFATILLVAISLYFFLTSIGLMGKAFKGFGGEFAEILLRTTSNPFVALFVGILATSLVQSSSTTTSIVVGMVASGMITVGNAIPIVMGANIGTTVTNTLVALGHITRREEFKRAISGATVHDFFNLICVAILFPLELGTGFLQKSATFLSMSFVNAGGIKFTSPIKMAIDPTIDFTKYVFTKFLNLPHHLAYSLILIVSIIMLFLSLFSIVRLMKSLVINRTESVLDKVIGKNGFIGIFAGLLFTIVVQSSSITTSLLIPLIGAGIITVETIFPITMGANIGTTTTAILASFATGNPAAITIAFVHFLFNITGVLFIYPIKIMRSIPINLAKNFGNLAFKKRRYALIYVFSIFFLIPGLLIVISKLIK
- a CDS encoding P-II family nitrogen regulator, which codes for MRLIIAMIQPHKLPDVKKALYDADVHKMTVTNALGCGQQRGYTETYRGVMQEVNLLKKVRLEIAVNKDFVEPTVKAIVKGANTGSIGDGKIFVLDLPECIRIRTGESGNNAIG
- a CDS encoding DUF2490 domain-containing protein gives rise to the protein MMKGGEKKVLQIEKKIITVLIVVIGLFTTICFAFDNNDFQYWNTESISWKISDDWKAQLETEFRYGDNASDFYYQHSDIGLTYSGAAKWLDFGFNYRQIFEEKNSIWQYENVPHFNATLKWELLDYLFSNRMRFEYKNKEGSDNYWRYRNKITVKIPIKLTNLEIQPYIADEIFYDFDEEIFNKNRLYAGFNFRLFKHLKVETFYLWQNSKNSSGWSDICALGAKLKLFF
- a CDS encoding PhoU domain-containing protein, with protein sequence MFETLIKIWKKKNLLPQVFDEFQEILVNAHEMFDSVCKKLIDNEEVPSLRKKIYEIDENINRLQKDIRTKVVEHLIFQPAVDVSVCLLLMSVVKDAERLGDYCKNLLEVVYILGKPIDKKKYLYFFDVMDKKISELFKKTKEAFIESDEKKSITAWDYETKIVKRCDEIVEELAKSSLSINEGVCLTLIARYFKRLTAHLTNIATSVVLPISELDHYDEGRRKESVTD